In the genome of Ictalurus furcatus strain D&B chromosome 13, Billie_1.0, whole genome shotgun sequence, one region contains:
- the sh2d4bb gene encoding SH2 domain-containing protein 4B, whose amino-acid sequence MMQQILQDMYIEPDLLQELNEEQKQILFYKIREEQVRRWNERENRDPSRTVHKKSDRRGIRWLLGSDGEVWVWVMGEARGDKPYNDIVEELMEKRARKQAQREALELWRMKEAEIEKKFRDAMAKEKARFVAEKWKEETDDRKAAKQEEEEEDRIRQELKKCEEEERQRGEEEIRQTEERRAKELFMSLKQEEKRSERDDKEWQEQCEKASGVEERNCTSGPVPLKLVISIQISVCFTVRRSKAADEEMKCKARRARDEYKRQSLRAIEKGLVAGLSGLFQKTHLNGSGQNRRHSDVIERPSTTPADASQSQSAVGNAVAPVQCRRRQNRRYSSPQTQSITEGLSYIILPPSPVWIRPPRPTSRDSIMRWFKEEQKPRRAGYERSSNTIAPWFHGIISRQDSESLLMNASEGCFLVRVSERIWGYTLSYRTASGFKHFLIDASGDYYSFLGVDQNRHATLADLIDFHKEEVITTSGGELLLDSCKLRGSTPDYGGLFQ is encoded by the exons ATGATGCAGCAAATTCTTCAAGATATGTACATCGAGCCAGATCTGCTACAGGAGCTAAATGAGGAACAAAAGCAAATTCTCTTCTATAAGATCCGTGAGGAGCAGGTGCGCCGCtggaacgagagagagaacagagaccCCAGCCGAACTGTTCACAAGAAGA GTGACCGTAGAGGCATTCGGTGGCTGCTGGGCTCTGATGGTGAGGTGTGGGTCTGGGTCATGGGGGAGGCCCGGGGAGACAAACCCTACAACGACATAGTAGAAGAGCTGATGGAGAAGAGAGCCAGGAAACAGGCCCAGCGTGAGGCACTGGAGCTCTG GCGTATGAAGGAAGCAGAGATTGAAAAGAAGTTTCGGGATGCCATGGCAAAGGAGAAGGCACGGTTTGTAGCAGAGAAATGGAAGGAGGAGACAGATGACAGAAAGGCAGCCAAgcaagaggaggaagaagaggaccGTATTAGACAGGAGTTGAAG AAatgtgaggaggaggagcgaCAGAGAGGTGAGGAGGAAATCCGGCAAACAGAGGAAAGGCGAGCAAAGGAGCTGTTCATGTCTCTGAAGCAGGAGGAAAAGAGAAGCGAAAGGGATGACAAGGAATGGCAGGAACAATGTGAGAAAGCAAGTGGAGTGGAAGAAAGAAATTGCACAAGTGGGCCAGTCCCATTAAAGCTGGTGATTTCTATTCAGATCTCTGTATGCTTCACAGTGCGCCGCTCCAAAGCAGCTGATGAGGAGATGAAGTGTAAGGCTCGCCGCGCCAGAGATGAGTACAAACGCCAGTCCCTGCGCGCCATTGAGAAAGGCCTCGTGGCTGGCCTCAGTGGACTGTTCCAGAAGACACATCTGAATGGCTCAGGTCAGAACCGACGCCACAGTGACGTCATCGAGCGGCCATCAACTACTCCAGCTGATGCTAGCCAATCACAATCTGCTGTTGGAAATGCAGTCGCCCCTGTCCAGTGTCGCCGCAGACAGAACCGCAGATACAGCAGCCCACAGACACAATCAATAACAGAGGG GTTGTCCTACATCATTCTCCCCCCTAGCCCAGTGTGGATTCGGCCACCTAGGCCAACTTCTCGTGATTCTATCATGCGGTGGTTTAAGGAGGAACAAAAGCCCAGAAGAGCCGGCTATGAGAGGAGCAGTAACACCATTGCCCCTTGGTTCCATG GGATCATCTCTCGGCAGGATTCAGAGTCCTTGCTAATGAATGCTTCTGAAGGCTGTTTCCTAGTAAGAGTGAGTGAAAGGATCTGGGGTTACACTCTGTCCTACCGGACGGCCTCTGGCTTCAAACACTTTCTCATCGATGCCTCGGGTGACTACTACAGCTTCCTGGGGGTGGACCAAAACCGCCATGCTACTTTAGCTGACCTCATCGACTTCCATAAG GAGGAGGTGATAACCACATCTGGAGGAGAGCTGCTGCTGGACTCTTGCAAGCTCAGAGGCTCTACGCCAGATTATGGAGGACTCTTTCAGTGA